In Exiguobacterium sp. 9-2, the genomic window CTTGTTAGCGATCATCGGGACGACCGTCTTTGCTTTCTTCCTATCGACACGGATCACCGCACCACTACGGACGATTCGTCAAGCCGTCGTTGAGGCCGGTGAAGGGAAATTCGATCAAAGCCTGACGCAACGTTCACGTGATGAGATTGGTGACTTAGCGCTTGCCTTTAACGAGATGAGTAGCCAACTCAATCAATACGTCACGGATCTTGATAAGGAGCGGCATTTGCTCTCCTCGATTCTGCGCTGTATGGCAGACGGCGTGTTGACGTTTTCAAAATCAGGTGAGCTACTCGCGACGAATCCACCAGCTGAAGCATTTCTTGCAGGTTCTCCCGTACCGGATGAACTGATCGAGCTGTTCCAGACAGTCATGAAGGAAGAGACGGAGATGACGGTTTCGTTTGAACGGGAAGGACGCTTTTACATCATCATCGTCAGTCCGTTACTCGAACAAGAAGAGCAGATCGGAGCGGTCGCTGTCCTGCGCGACATGACGGAAGCACAACAACTGGAGAAGATGCGGGCCGACTTCGTCGCGAATGTCAGCCATGAACTGCGGACGCCACTCGTCATGTTGCAAGGGTATTCGGAAGCGATCGTCGACGGGATGACGGAAAGTGACGAGGCGACGAAAGAATTTGCATCAATCATCTATGATGAATCGCAACGCTTGTCCCGTCTCGTCAATGATCTACTCGATCTCGCGCGGATGGAAGCCGGTTATCAGGAGTTACGGATTGAAGCCATCGAAACGGTCTCGTTTGCACAGCGAGTCATCAAGAAATTCAAACAAATGGGACGCGATAAGCAGGTCACTTTCTCGGTTTCCGGTCCGAACATCACATTTGACGCCGATCCGGATCAGATGGAACAAGTCTTAACGAATCTTCTTGGAAACGCCCTTCGTTATACGGAGAACGGAGAAATCAAGATTAAGATTGACGAAGATAGGGAAAACATTACATTATCCGTCATCGATTCAGGTGACGGGATTCCGGAAGAAGATCTACCTTTCGTCTTTGATCGTTTCTATAAGGCGGACAAGGCACGAACGCGCGGTAAGACCGGTACAGGAATTGGTCTTGCGATCGTCGCGAACGTCGTCCGTGCTCATGGTGGAGAGGTCGAAGTCGACAGCCGCTTAGGAGAAGGAGCGACTTTCCGAATCCGATTACCAAAAAAACAAAGGAAGCGAACATTATGAGTCGCTTCCTTTCGCTATAGGAGTGAATAAAACATGAAAATTTATACGAAATCAGGCGATGAAGGAGAAACATCCCTTGTCGGTGGGAGAGTCAAAAAAAATGATCGATTGATCAGCTTGATGGGAGAACTCGATGAATTGAATAGCTTCGTCGGACTTGCTCGGACCAAAGCATCATCGATCGAAGTACGAGAACAATTGACGGTCATCCAGCATGCGTTGTTCGACTGTGGCAGTGACTTGATGTATGTCGAACCTCGTCCATCACGGTTAAGTCAGGAAGCAACAGTTGATTTAGAAAGTTGGATTGATAGTTTAACGGAATT contains:
- a CDS encoding ATP-binding protein, with the protein product MKWLQSVVIKLWGTILLLVSVVLIALTILLLEFFNSFHIEQERGHLAKLGQQVETVFQAHSGIEEGSSTAVEITDIYGATLIAKTQDDSVEANISQAKANRIIKELERQNWKAIDGEEGETAIGNYETFDGKAALAYRAPLITDSGNGTIYLIEQLTNIEQANEGARQIIQLCVLLAIIGTTVFAFFLSTRITAPLRTIRQAVVEAGEGKFDQSLTQRSRDEIGDLALAFNEMSSQLNQYVTDLDKERHLLSSILRCMADGVLTFSKSGELLATNPPAEAFLAGSPVPDELIELFQTVMKEETEMTVSFEREGRFYIIIVSPLLEQEEQIGAVAVLRDMTEAQQLEKMRADFVANVSHELRTPLVMLQGYSEAIVDGMTESDEATKEFASIIYDESQRLSRLVNDLLDLARMEAGYQELRIEAIETVSFAQRVIKKFKQMGRDKQVTFSVSGPNITFDADPDQMEQVLTNLLGNALRYTENGEIKIKIDEDRENITLSVIDSGDGIPEEDLPFVFDRFYKADKARTRGKTGTGIGLAIVANVVRAHGGEVEVDSRLGEGATFRIRLPKKQRKRTL
- a CDS encoding cob(I)yrinic acid a,c-diamide adenosyltransferase; translation: MKIYTKSGDEGETSLVGGRVKKNDRLISLMGELDELNSFVGLARTKASSIEVREQLTVIQHALFDCGSDLMYVEPRPSRLSQEATVDLESWIDSLTELSPPLDKFILPGGTEAAATLHVARTVCRRVERSMIDVPQAAHLLPFINRLSDFFFTAARYENAVNQKADIEYVRSAHVFKRKDGE